One Pseudonocardia sediminis DNA window includes the following coding sequences:
- a CDS encoding transglycosylase domain-containing protein, which produces MPPRPGPPQPGPPQPGPPQPGPPPVAPPNRVPPRPAPRPGPPPVPPQGAPQGPYQSPPQLLTHEESVGHFGPAAARSGNGAGAATAVAPTPARTAGGGGGRPPGGPGTANRGDDGPGGPKKGWRRMRRWVWIALGVLVLGPILAFAIGWVVFTVPRAEDIAVSQVATFTYQDGSPLATVRPDNVNRTSVTLDQVPLPVQQAVLSAEDRSFFSNPGFDISGIGRAVWSQLSGGIGGGSTITQQYIKVTTGQDQFSLFRKYREVVLAAKISKEYTKQQILENYLNAIYLGRGSYGIQAASQAYFGKNVQDLNASEGAMIAGLIQSPSRWDPAKNLDRSTQRWNFVLDGMVAQGWLSPADRARQTFPQWKEASKTEGGIPGDDRGHVYNRARDELEKLGISDQEINTQGLTVSLTIDPKAQEEAATAVRKVMEGQPGNLRSSLVSVDPKTGAMLAYYGGENGVGTDYAGVLKQPGSSFKPFVLAAALQGPNPIGLGTTYDGSSPQTLAGTEVANSEGESCGQCSVKTAMTKSINTVFYKMGLDIGPAKVADAAHQAGIPADLLPNPTGGISLGDREVHPQDMASAYATFAADGTYREPYLVSRVTASDGRVIFDRGGPAAGTQAMPAEVARNVTESMTDVASSSRIGLSGGRPVAAKTGTVQSSTEGQNNDAWTVGFTPSVSTAVWVGTDDNTPIKNSAGRPIYGRMLPGSIWQSFMDDVLDGTPTERFSDFEPIGRAPAQEVQSSPQTSEPSRTGEPGPSSENNGGDSSFPDFGNDGNGFDFGDNGGNSGDNGNNGGDDNGGGDGGNGDGGNGNGDGGGNGGDGGNGDGGNGGGGDGGGRN; this is translated from the coding sequence ATGCCGCCTCGGCCCGGTCCCCCGCAGCCCGGTCCCCCGCAGCCCGGTCCCCCGCAGCCCGGTCCCCCGCCGGTCGCCCCTCCGAACCGTGTACCTCCGCGTCCCGCGCCGCGTCCCGGACCCCCGCCGGTCCCGCCCCAGGGGGCACCGCAGGGGCCCTACCAGAGCCCGCCGCAGCTGCTGACGCACGAGGAGTCCGTCGGGCACTTCGGCCCCGCCGCGGCGCGCTCCGGAAACGGGGCCGGCGCCGCGACGGCCGTCGCCCCCACCCCGGCCCGGACGGCCGGTGGCGGCGGCGGACGACCGCCCGGCGGTCCCGGCACCGCGAACCGCGGGGACGACGGGCCCGGTGGGCCGAAGAAGGGGTGGCGGCGGATGCGCCGCTGGGTCTGGATCGCGCTCGGTGTCCTCGTGCTCGGCCCGATCCTGGCGTTCGCGATCGGCTGGGTGGTCTTCACCGTGCCCCGTGCCGAGGACATCGCCGTGTCCCAGGTGGCGACGTTCACCTACCAGGACGGCTCACCGCTGGCGACCGTGCGCCCGGACAACGTCAACCGGACCAGCGTGACGCTGGACCAGGTGCCGCTGCCGGTGCAGCAGGCCGTGCTCTCGGCGGAGGACCGCTCCTTCTTCTCCAACCCCGGCTTCGACATCAGCGGCATCGGCCGCGCCGTGTGGAGCCAGCTCAGCGGCGGCATCGGCGGCGGCTCGACGATCACCCAGCAGTACATCAAGGTGACGACGGGACAGGACCAGTTCTCGCTGTTCCGCAAGTACCGGGAGGTCGTGCTCGCCGCGAAGATCTCCAAGGAGTACACGAAGCAGCAGATCCTGGAGAACTACCTCAACGCGATCTACCTGGGTCGCGGGTCGTACGGCATCCAGGCGGCCAGCCAGGCCTACTTCGGCAAGAACGTGCAGGACCTCAACGCCTCCGAGGGCGCCATGATCGCGGGACTGATCCAGTCCCCGTCGCGCTGGGACCCGGCGAAGAACCTGGACCGCTCCACCCAGCGCTGGAACTTCGTCCTCGACGGGATGGTCGCCCAGGGCTGGCTGAGCCCCGCCGACCGTGCGAGGCAGACCTTCCCGCAGTGGAAGGAGGCCTCCAAGACCGAGGGAGGCATCCCCGGCGACGACCGCGGACACGTCTACAACCGGGCCCGCGACGAGCTCGAAAAGCTCGGGATCAGCGACCAGGAGATCAACACCCAGGGCCTGACCGTCTCCCTCACGATCGACCCGAAGGCCCAGGAGGAGGCGGCCACCGCGGTCCGCAAGGTGATGGAGGGCCAGCCGGGCAACCTGCGCTCGTCGCTGGTCTCGGTGGACCCGAAGACCGGTGCGATGCTCGCCTACTACGGCGGCGAGAACGGTGTCGGCACCGACTACGCCGGCGTGCTCAAGCAGCCCGGCTCGTCGTTCAAGCCGTTCGTCCTGGCCGCGGCGCTGCAGGGGCCGAACCCGATCGGGCTCGGCACGACCTACGACGGCTCCTCGCCGCAGACCCTCGCCGGCACGGAGGTCGCGAACTCCGAGGGCGAGAGCTGCGGGCAGTGCTCGGTGAAGACGGCGATGACCAAGTCGATCAACACCGTGTTCTACAAGATGGGCCTCGACATCGGCCCGGCGAAGGTGGCCGACGCCGCGCACCAGGCCGGCATCCCCGCCGACCTGCTGCCCAACCCGACCGGCGGCATCTCGCTGGGTGACCGGGAGGTCCACCCGCAGGACATGGCGTCGGCGTACGCGACGTTCGCCGCGGACGGCACGTACCGCGAGCCCTACCTGGTGTCCAGGGTGACGGCCAGCGACGGCCGCGTGATCTTCGACCGGGGCGGTCCGGCCGCGGGCACGCAGGCGATGCCGGCCGAGGTGGCGCGCAACGTGACCGAGTCGATGACCGACGTCGCGAGCTCCTCACGCATCGGGCTGTCCGGTGGACGGCCGGTCGCGGCCAAGACCGGCACCGTGCAGAGCAGCACCGAGGGCCAGAACAACGACGCCTGGACGGTCGGCTTCACGCCGTCGGTCTCCACCGCGGTCTGGGTCGGCACCGACGACAACACCCCGATCAAGAACTCGGCCGGGCGTCCGATCTACGGCCGGATGCTGCCCGGGTCGATCTGGCAGTCGTTCATGGACGACGTCCTCGACGGCACGCCGACCGAGCGGTTCTCCGACTTCGAACCGATCGGCCGGGCGCCGGCGCAGGAGGTGCAGTCGAGCCCGCAGACCTCCGAGCCGAGCAGGACCGGTGAGCCGGGCCCGTCGTCGGAGAACAACGGCGGTGACTCGTCGTTCCCGGACTTCGGCAACGACGGCAACGGCTTCGACTTCGGCGACAACGGTGGGAACTCCGGGGACAACGGCAACAACGGCGGGGACGACAACGGGGGCGGTGACGGCGGCAACGGTGACGGCGGCAACGGCAACGGTGACGGCGGCGGCAACGGTGGTGACGGCGGCAACGGTGACGGCGGCAACGGTGGCGGCGGCGACGGCGGAGGCCGCAACTGA
- a CDS encoding DUF5318 family protein has translation MLSPRQVVDYALQRRALLADVAAGRTTLAAACDAGAYLQRAARFHGEPMDRTCPVCRKEKLTQVSWVFGEGLRQISGSARRPEELEQLAAHHAEFSVHVVEVCRTCGWNHLLRSFVLGAGRTTRRRTAGE, from the coding sequence GTGCTCAGCCCGCGACAGGTGGTGGACTACGCCCTGCAGCGACGTGCGCTTCTGGCGGACGTCGCCGCCGGTCGCACGACGCTGGCCGCGGCCTGTGACGCGGGTGCCTACCTGCAGCGCGCCGCCCGTTTCCACGGTGAGCCGATGGACCGGACCTGCCCGGTCTGCCGCAAGGAGAAGCTGACCCAGGTCTCCTGGGTGTTCGGCGAGGGCCTGCGCCAGATCTCCGGATCGGCCCGTCGCCCGGAGGAGCTCGAGCAGCTGGCCGCGCACCACGCGGAGTTCTCGGTGCACGTGGTCGAGGTCTGCCGGACGTGCGGATGGAATCATCTGCTCCGGTCCTTCGTCCTCGGCGCCGGTCGCACGACCCGACGCAGGACCGCAGGCGAGTGA
- a CDS encoding PadR family transcriptional regulator, giving the protein MLEFAILGLLQERPLHGYELRKQLGLRLGGLRAFSYGSLYPALRRLTRAGLIVEADDEADPDPAEATTWPRRGRRGRRVHRITAEGKERFAEMVADAGPQAWDDGSFGVHLAFFSRTPAETRMRILEGRRRAVEERREGLRSTLGRTGEQIDRYTRELHRLGLEGTEREVRWLNELIATERAEQGVPGGAAPQNPSGDDAGDIPEDPVLRTPQNDQQ; this is encoded by the coding sequence ATGCTCGAGTTCGCCATCCTCGGCCTGCTGCAGGAACGTCCTCTGCACGGCTACGAGCTGCGCAAGCAGCTCGGCCTGCGCCTCGGCGGGCTGCGCGCGTTCTCCTACGGCTCCCTCTACCCGGCGCTGCGACGGCTCACCCGGGCCGGCCTCATCGTCGAGGCCGACGACGAGGCCGATCCCGACCCGGCCGAGGCCACCACCTGGCCGCGGCGCGGGCGACGTGGCCGCCGGGTCCACCGGATCACCGCCGAGGGCAAGGAGCGCTTCGCCGAGATGGTCGCCGACGCGGGCCCGCAGGCCTGGGACGACGGCAGCTTCGGCGTGCATCTGGCCTTCTTCTCGCGCACACCGGCCGAGACCCGGATGCGCATCCTGGAGGGCCGCCGCCGCGCGGTGGAGGAACGCCGGGAGGGCCTGCGCAGCACGCTGGGCCGCACCGGGGAACAGATCGACCGCTACACCCGCGAGCTGCACCGGCTCGGCCTGGAGGGCACCGAACGCGAGGTGCGATGGCTCAACGAGCTGATCGCCACCGAACGGGCCGAACAGGGCGTGCCGGGTGGGGCGGCACCACAGAACCCCTCCGGCGACGACGCCGGGGACATCCCGGAGGACCCCGTCCTCCGGACACCGCAGAACGACCAGCAATGA
- a CDS encoding inositol-3-phosphate synthase, producing the protein MSQVRVAVVGVGNCAASLVQGVHYYADADPATQVPGLMHVDFGGYHVRDVTFVAAFDVDAKKVGQDLSDAIAASENNTIKIADVPPLGVPVQRGHTFDGLGRFYRETITESDDEPVDVVAALREARADVLVSYLPVGSEDADRFYAQCAIDAGVGFVNALPVFIASDPEWAEKFRAAGVPIVGDDIKSQVGATITHRVLARLFEDRGVQLDRTMQLNVGGNMDFLNMKELERLESKKTSKTQSVTSQVDRDMGRSNVHIGPSDYVAWLDDRKWAYVRLEGRAFGDVPLSLEYKLEVWDSPNSAGIIIDAVRAAKIAMDRGIGGPILSASSYFMKSPPEQYRDSDARDAVEAFIRGDATS; encoded by the coding sequence ATGAGCCAGGTTCGTGTCGCCGTCGTCGGCGTCGGCAACTGCGCGGCGTCACTCGTCCAGGGCGTCCACTACTACGCGGACGCGGACCCGGCCACCCAGGTCCCCGGGCTGATGCACGTGGACTTCGGCGGCTACCACGTCCGCGACGTGACGTTCGTGGCCGCGTTCGACGTCGACGCCAAGAAGGTCGGGCAGGACCTGTCCGACGCGATCGCCGCCAGCGAGAACAACACCATCAAGATCGCCGACGTACCGCCGCTCGGGGTCCCCGTGCAGCGCGGGCACACGTTCGACGGTCTGGGCCGGTTCTACCGGGAGACGATCACCGAGTCCGACGACGAGCCGGTCGACGTGGTGGCGGCGCTGCGCGAGGCCCGTGCCGACGTCCTGGTGTCCTACCTGCCGGTCGGCAGCGAGGACGCCGACCGCTTCTACGCCCAGTGCGCGATCGACGCCGGCGTGGGTTTCGTCAACGCCCTGCCGGTCTTCATCGCCTCGGACCCGGAGTGGGCGGAGAAGTTCCGTGCGGCCGGCGTCCCGATCGTCGGCGACGACATCAAGTCCCAGGTCGGGGCTACCATCACGCACCGCGTGCTGGCCCGGCTCTTCGAGGACCGCGGCGTGCAGCTCGACCGCACGATGCAGCTCAACGTGGGCGGGAACATGGACTTCCTGAACATGAAGGAGCTCGAGCGGCTCGAGTCGAAGAAGACGTCGAAGACCCAGTCGGTGACCTCGCAGGTCGACCGGGACATGGGCAGGTCCAACGTGCACATCGGACCGTCGGACTACGTCGCGTGGCTCGACGACCGCAAGTGGGCCTACGTCCGGCTCGAGGGCCGCGCGTTCGGTGACGTCCCGCTGAGCCTGGAGTACAAGCTCGAGGTCTGGGACTCCCCGAACTCGGCCGGGATCATCATCGACGCGGTCCGCGCGGCGAAGATCGCCATGGACCGCGGGATCGGCGGCCCGATCCTGTCCGCGTCGAGCTACTTCATGAAGTCCCCGCCGGAGCAGTACCGCGACAGCGACGCCCGGGACGCCGTCGAGGCGTTCATCCGGGGCGACGCGACGTCCTGA